A window of the Streptomyces luomodiensis genome harbors these coding sequences:
- the eno gene encoding phosphopyruvate hydratase: protein MPSIDVVVAREILDSRGNPTVEVEVGLDDGSTGRAAVPSGASTGAFEALELRDGDKNRYNGKGVEKAVLAVIEQIGPELVGYDATEQRLIDQAMFDLDATPDKSSLGANAILGVSLAVAHAASEASDLPLFRYLGGPNAHLLPVPMMNILNGGSHADSNVDIQEFMIAPIGAESFSEALRWGAEVYHTLKSVLKERGLSTGLGDEGGFAPNLGSNREALDLIVEAIKKAGYQPGQDIALALDVAASEFYKDGAYQFEGQSRTAAEMTSYYAELVAAYPLVSIEDPLNEEDWDGWKTITEQLGDKVQLVGDDLFVTNPERLSRGIENDTANALLVKVNQIGSLTETLDAVELAQRNGYKCMMSHRSGETEDVTIADLAVATNCGQIKTGAPARSERVAKYNQLLRIEEILDDAAVYAGRSAFPRFKG, encoded by the coding sequence GTGCCGTCCATCGACGTCGTCGTAGCTCGCGAGATCCTCGACTCGCGAGGCAACCCCACGGTCGAGGTCGAGGTCGGCCTCGACGACGGCAGCACCGGCCGTGCCGCCGTTCCGTCCGGCGCCTCCACCGGCGCCTTCGAGGCCCTCGAGCTCCGTGACGGCGACAAGAACCGTTACAACGGCAAGGGCGTGGAGAAGGCCGTCCTCGCCGTCATCGAGCAGATCGGCCCCGAGCTGGTCGGCTACGACGCCACCGAGCAGCGCCTGATCGACCAGGCGATGTTCGACCTGGACGCCACCCCGGACAAGTCCTCGCTCGGCGCCAACGCCATCCTCGGCGTCTCCCTGGCCGTCGCGCACGCCGCCTCCGAGGCGTCCGACCTCCCGCTCTTCCGTTACCTCGGCGGCCCGAACGCCCATCTGCTGCCGGTCCCGATGATGAACATCCTCAACGGCGGGTCGCACGCCGACTCCAACGTGGACATCCAGGAGTTCATGATCGCTCCGATCGGCGCGGAGTCCTTCTCCGAGGCCCTGCGCTGGGGCGCCGAGGTCTACCACACGCTGAAGTCCGTGCTGAAGGAGCGGGGCCTGTCCACCGGCCTCGGCGACGAGGGCGGTTTCGCGCCGAACCTCGGCTCCAACCGTGAGGCCCTCGACCTGATCGTCGAGGCCATCAAGAAGGCCGGCTACCAGCCGGGCCAGGACATCGCGCTCGCGCTCGACGTCGCCGCCTCCGAGTTCTACAAGGACGGCGCGTACCAGTTCGAGGGCCAGTCCCGGACCGCCGCCGAGATGACCTCGTACTACGCCGAGCTGGTGGCGGCGTACCCGCTGGTCTCCATCGAGGACCCGCTGAACGAGGAGGACTGGGACGGCTGGAAGACCATCACCGAGCAGCTCGGCGACAAGGTCCAGCTGGTCGGCGACGACCTCTTCGTCACCAACCCGGAGCGGCTGTCCCGCGGTATCGAGAACGACACCGCGAACGCCCTGCTGGTCAAGGTCAACCAGATCGGCTCGCTGACCGAGACCCTGGACGCGGTCGAGCTGGCCCAGCGCAACGGCTACAAGTGCATGATGTCGCACCGCTCCGGTGAGACCGAGGACGTCACCATCGCCGACCTGGCCGTCGCCACCAACTGCGGTCAGATCAAGACCGGCGCCCCGGCCCGCTCCGAGCGGGTGGCCAAGTACAACCAGCTGCTGCGCATCGAGGAGATCCTCGACGACGCCGCGGTGTACGCGGGCCGCTCGGCCTTCCCGCGCTTCAAGGGCTGA
- a CDS encoding transglycosylase family protein, translated as MLKSNGKHRRPSKATRIAALTGLAGAAVAAPLIGATSASAATTSQWDEVAQCESGGNWSINTGNGYYGGLQFSSSTWAAYGGTAFAPTADKASKGQQIQIAEKVLGSQGKGAWPVCGKGLTAGGSPSAPSAPAAPSTSSGAQGGTSTESAPAAKPAQPKAQPRTASQHAARQQARGPIKKGDGEYKVKSGDTLGKIAEAHHVKGGWKKLFQLNKDIVEKADLIYPGQRLHLS; from the coding sequence ATGCTCAAGTCCAACGGGAAGCACCGCCGCCCCTCCAAGGCCACCCGTATCGCCGCGCTCACCGGCCTGGCCGGCGCCGCCGTGGCGGCACCGCTCATCGGGGCCACCTCCGCCTCCGCGGCCACCACCTCTCAGTGGGACGAGGTCGCGCAGTGCGAGTCCGGTGGTAACTGGTCGATCAACACCGGCAACGGCTACTACGGCGGTCTGCAGTTCTCGAGCTCCACCTGGGCCGCCTACGGCGGTACCGCGTTCGCCCCCACCGCGGACAAGGCCAGCAAGGGCCAGCAGATACAGATCGCCGAGAAGGTCCTCGGCAGCCAGGGCAAGGGTGCCTGGCCGGTCTGCGGCAAGGGCCTGACCGCCGGCGGCAGCCCGTCCGCACCCTCGGCGCCCGCCGCTCCTTCGACGTCTTCCGGTGCGCAGGGCGGAACCTCCACCGAGTCGGCCCCGGCCGCCAAGCCCGCCCAGCCGAAGGCGCAGCCCCGTACCGCGTCCCAGCACGCCGCGCGTCAGCAGGCGCGCGGTCCGATCAAGAAGGGTGACGGCGAGTACAAGGTCAAGTCCGGCGACACCCTCGGCAAGATCGCCGAGGCGCACCATGTCAAGGGTGGCTGGAAGAAGCTCTTCCAGCTGAACAAGGACATCGTCGAGAAGGCCGACCTGATCTACCCGGGTCAGCGCCTGCACCTCAGCTAA
- a CDS encoding ABC transporter permease, whose product MLRTALRNVLAHKARLLMTVLAVMLGVAFVSGTLVFTNTISDAYQKSSEKGFEGVDVAITPDGDQDDSANPGEPPRLSQQVLDKAAKVPGAAGVHGVVTGYAALSDKDGDLLGNGFSNLGGNYYPGADGKDSRYTLTEGRAPQNAGEVALDSKSAERGHYKAGDSIRVSVDGPVRTEKIVGVFTTDDGNVTAGGTLALFDTATAQKLFAKPGQYDEIDVKAAAGTSQAELKSAVDKILPAQAKSATGQKLADDQAEAIKQQMSNMQTALLVFAGIALFVGIFIIANTFSMLVAQRTKELALLRAVGATRRQVTRSVLIEATVVGAVAAVVGLAAGIGIGAGLRSLLNSTGAVVPDGPLVVQPTTVLVSLLVGVVVTVLSAWLPGRRAAKIPPIAAMNSVHATPTTRGLVVRNTIGAILAAGGAALVLAGAGMGGDGKGPMGFGAVVLVIGVFVLTPLLSRPLIAASAPVLRLFGMSGKLARQNAVRNPRRTAATASALMVGLTLITGMTVIAGSLQQGINKMAADGLKSDFVVSMGGADGSRPLSPEVARNLGKLPEVTAISPLRASAARVGGDSDSLTGVDPKAIKDLVNVDFTEGSFSALGGTKVVIDSKTADRHHWKLGSTVPVTYEDGSAGRLTVGGVYEGNQMIRGVMVDYATVTPHMSTVADFQVMLRTKGGATQANKDLLEKSLGDNPAIKVQDKKDISDGIAQVFTLMLNMLYGLLAMAVIVAVLGVINTLAMSVFERSQEIGMLRAIGLDRRGVKRMVRLESLVISLFGGVLGLGLGVFFGWAVGELVSNALPTYELVLPWGRMGLFLVMAAFVGVIAALWPARRAAKLNMLAAIKAE is encoded by the coding sequence ATGCTCCGTACCGCCTTGCGCAACGTGCTCGCGCACAAGGCCCGGCTGCTGATGACCGTGCTCGCCGTCATGCTCGGCGTGGCCTTCGTCTCCGGCACCCTGGTTTTCACCAACACCATCTCCGACGCCTATCAGAAGAGCTCCGAGAAGGGGTTCGAGGGCGTCGACGTCGCCATCACCCCCGACGGGGACCAGGACGACTCGGCCAACCCCGGCGAACCGCCCCGGCTGAGCCAGCAGGTGCTCGACAAGGCGGCCAAGGTGCCCGGCGCCGCCGGTGTCCACGGTGTGGTGACCGGCTACGCCGCCCTGTCCGACAAGGACGGCGACCTGCTCGGCAACGGCTTCTCCAACCTCGGCGGCAACTACTACCCGGGAGCCGACGGCAAGGACTCCCGGTACACGCTGACCGAGGGCCGCGCCCCCCAGAACGCGGGCGAGGTCGCGCTCGACTCCAAGTCCGCCGAGCGCGGCCACTACAAGGCCGGGGACTCCATCCGGGTGTCGGTCGACGGCCCGGTGCGCACCGAGAAGATCGTCGGCGTCTTCACCACCGACGACGGCAATGTGACGGCCGGCGGCACCCTGGCGCTGTTCGACACCGCCACCGCCCAGAAGCTGTTCGCCAAGCCCGGACAGTACGACGAGATCGACGTGAAGGCCGCCGCGGGGACCTCGCAGGCCGAGCTGAAGTCCGCGGTCGACAAGATCCTGCCCGCGCAGGCCAAGTCCGCCACCGGTCAGAAGCTCGCCGATGACCAGGCCGAGGCGATCAAGCAGCAGATGAGCAACATGCAGACCGCGCTGCTGGTGTTCGCCGGGATCGCGCTGTTCGTCGGCATCTTCATCATCGCCAACACCTTCTCCATGCTGGTCGCCCAGCGCACCAAGGAGCTCGCCCTGCTGCGCGCGGTGGGCGCGACCCGCCGTCAGGTGACCCGCTCGGTGCTGATCGAGGCCACCGTCGTGGGCGCCGTCGCGGCCGTGGTGGGCCTGGCCGCCGGTATCGGCATCGGCGCCGGGCTGCGCTCGCTGCTCAACTCCACCGGGGCCGTCGTCCCGGACGGCCCGCTGGTCGTCCAGCCGACCACCGTGCTGGTCTCGTTGCTCGTGGGCGTCGTGGTGACCGTGCTCTCCGCCTGGCTGCCGGGCCGCCGCGCCGCCAAGATCCCGCCGATCGCCGCGATGAACAGTGTGCACGCCACGCCGACCACCCGCGGTCTGGTGGTCCGCAACACCATCGGCGCGATCCTCGCCGCGGGCGGTGCCGCGCTGGTACTGGCCGGTGCGGGCATGGGCGGCGACGGCAAGGGCCCGATGGGCTTCGGCGCGGTCGTCCTGGTGATCGGCGTCTTCGTCCTCACCCCGCTGCTGTCCCGGCCGCTGATCGCGGCCTCGGCCCCGGTGCTGCGGCTGTTCGGGATGTCCGGCAAGCTCGCCCGGCAGAACGCGGTGCGCAACCCGCGCCGTACCGCCGCCACCGCCTCCGCGCTGATGGTCGGCCTCACCCTGATCACCGGCATGACGGTGATCGCGGGCAGCCTCCAGCAGGGCATCAACAAGATGGCCGCCGACGGCCTGAAGTCCGACTTCGTCGTCAGCATGGGCGGCGCCGACGGCTCGCGGCCGCTGTCGCCCGAGGTGGCCAGGAACCTGGGCAAGCTGCCCGAGGTCACCGCGATCAGCCCGCTGCGCGCCTCTGCGGCCCGGGTCGGCGGCGACTCCGACTCCCTGACCGGTGTCGACCCCAAGGCCATCAAGGACCTGGTCAACGTGGACTTCACCGAGGGCTCGTTCTCCGCGCTCGGTGGCACCAAGGTCGTCATCGACAGCAAGACCGCCGACAGGCACCACTGGAAGCTCGGCTCCACCGTCCCGGTCACCTACGAGGACGGCAGCGCCGGCCGGCTGACCGTGGGCGGTGTGTACGAGGGCAACCAGATGATCCGCGGTGTCATGGTCGACTACGCCACGGTCACCCCGCACATGTCCACCGTCGCCGACTTCCAGGTGATGCTGCGGACCAAGGGCGGCGCGACGCAGGCCAACAAGGACCTGCTGGAGAAGAGTCTCGGCGACAACCCGGCGATCAAGGTGCAGGACAAGAAGGACATCTCCGACGGGATCGCCCAGGTCTTCACCCTGATGCTGAACATGCTCTACGGGCTGCTCGCCATGGCCGTGATCGTCGCGGTGCTCGGCGTCATCAACACCCTGGCGATGTCGGTCTTCGAGCGGTCCCAGGAGATCGGCATGCTGCGGGCGATCGGCCTGGACCGGCGCGGCGTCAAGCGGATGGTGCGGCTGGAGTCGCTGGTCATCTCGCTCTTCGGCGGTGTGCTCGGCCTCGGCCTCGGCGTCTTCTTCGGCTGGGCGGTCGGTGAGCTGGTCTCCAACGCCCTGCCGACCTATGAGCTGGTGCTGCCGTGGGGCCGGATGGGCCTGTTCCTGGTGATGGCCGCCTTCGTGGGCGTGATCGCGGCGCTGTGGCCGGCCCGGCGGGCCGCCAAGCTCAACATGCTGGCCGCCATCAAGGCCGAGTAG
- a CDS encoding Ppx/GppA phosphatase family protein, whose amino-acid sequence MTRVAAVDCGTNSIRLLVADADPATGELNQLDRRMKIVRLGQGVDRTGRLAPEALERTFAACREYASVIRDLGAERVRFVATSASRDAENREEFVRGVVAILGVEPEVITGDQEAEFSFTGATKELMGHDHVAGPYLVVDIGGGSTEFVEGGEGVRAARSVDIGCVRLTERHLVVDGRITDPPTEAQIGAIRRDVAEALDLAERTVPLSRVCRPADGHALVGLAGSVTTVAGIALGLKEYDSAAIHHSRITVDQVREITERLLGSTHAERSGIPVMHPGRVDVIGAGALILLSIMERTGAQEVVVSEHDILDGIAWSIA is encoded by the coding sequence ATGACCCGCGTCGCCGCCGTGGACTGCGGCACCAACTCGATCCGGCTGCTGGTGGCCGACGCCGATCCGGCCACCGGGGAGCTGAACCAGCTCGACCGCCGGATGAAGATCGTCCGGCTGGGGCAGGGCGTGGACCGCACCGGACGGCTCGCCCCCGAGGCCCTGGAGCGCACCTTCGCCGCCTGCCGCGAGTACGCGTCGGTCATCCGTGACCTGGGCGCCGAGCGCGTCCGCTTCGTCGCCACCTCCGCCTCCCGCGACGCCGAGAACCGCGAGGAGTTCGTCCGCGGGGTGGTGGCGATCCTGGGCGTCGAGCCCGAGGTGATCACCGGGGACCAGGAGGCGGAGTTCTCCTTCACCGGGGCCACCAAGGAGCTCATGGGGCATGATCATGTGGCGGGGCCGTATCTGGTGGTGGACATCGGCGGCGGCTCGACGGAGTTCGTCGAGGGCGGCGAGGGGGTGCGGGCGGCGCGCAGTGTGGACATCGGCTGCGTCCGGCTGACCGAGCGTCACCTGGTGGTGGACGGCCGGATCACCGACCCCCCGACGGAGGCTCAGATCGGCGCGATACGGCGCGATGTGGCGGAGGCGCTGGACCTCGCCGAGCGGACCGTGCCGCTCAGCCGGGTCTGCCGTCCCGCGGACGGCCACGCTCTGGTCGGACTGGCCGGTTCGGTCACCACCGTGGCCGGGATCGCGCTGGGCCTGAAGGAGTACGACTCCGCCGCGATCCATCACTCCCGGATCACCGTCGACCAGGTCCGCGAGATCACCGAAAGGCTGCTCGGCTCCACCCACGCCGAGCGGTCGGGGATTCCGGTGATGCACCCGGGGCGGGTCGATGTGATCGGCGCGGGGGCGCTCATCCTGCTTTCGATCATGGAACGGACCGGCGCCCAGGAGGTCGTGGTCAGCGAACATGACATCCTCGACGGCATCGCCTGGAGCATCGCCTGA
- a CDS encoding NAD(P)/FAD-dependent oxidoreductase has protein sequence MSTTERPRILVVGGGYVGLYAARRILKKMRYGEATVTVVDPRSYMTYQPFLPEAAAGSISPRHVVVPLRRVLPKAEVLTGRVSTIDQDRKVAVIQPLVGETYELPFDYLVVALGAVSRTFPIPGLAENGIGMKGIEEAIGLRNHVLEQLDKADSTTDEEIRRKALTFVFVGGGFAGAETIGEVEDMARDAAKYYPNVKREDMRFILVDAADKILPEVGPKLGQWGLEHLKKRGVEVYLQTSMDSCVDGHVVLKNGLEVDSNTIVWTAGVKPNPALARFGLPLGPRGHVDTAPTLQVQGSDYIWAAGDNAQVPDLAVGEGAWCPPNAQHALRQAKVLGDNVVSGMRGFPQKEYKHANKGAVAGLGLHKGVAMIVFGKMKIKLKGRLAWYMHRGYHGMAMPTFNRKIRVLADWTLGMFLKREVVSLGAIENPREEFYEAASPVSAAAAAKPAPAEKAKAS, from the coding sequence ATGAGCACCACGGAGCGTCCCAGGATCCTCGTTGTAGGCGGTGGGTACGTAGGCCTGTACGCGGCGCGCCGCATCCTCAAGAAGATGCGGTACGGCGAGGCGACCGTCACGGTCGTCGACCCCCGCTCGTACATGACGTACCAGCCCTTCCTCCCCGAAGCTGCGGCCGGCAGCATCTCCCCGCGCCACGTCGTGGTTCCGCTGCGGCGCGTGCTCCCCAAGGCGGAGGTCCTCACCGGCCGCGTGTCGACCATCGACCAGGACCGCAAGGTCGCCGTCATCCAGCCGCTCGTCGGCGAGACGTACGAGCTGCCCTTCGACTACCTGGTCGTCGCGCTCGGCGCGGTCTCCCGCACCTTCCCGATCCCCGGTCTCGCGGAGAACGGCATCGGTATGAAGGGCATAGAGGAGGCCATCGGCCTGCGCAACCACGTCCTCGAGCAGCTCGACAAGGCCGACTCCACCACGGACGAGGAGATCCGCCGCAAGGCGCTCACCTTCGTCTTCGTCGGCGGTGGCTTCGCCGGCGCGGAGACCATCGGCGAGGTCGAGGACATGGCCCGCGACGCGGCCAAGTACTACCCGAACGTGAAGCGCGAGGACATGCGCTTCATCCTCGTCGACGCCGCCGACAAGATCCTCCCCGAGGTCGGCCCGAAGCTCGGCCAGTGGGGTCTGGAGCACCTCAAGAAGCGCGGTGTCGAGGTCTACCTCCAGACCTCCATGGACTCCTGCGTCGACGGCCACGTCGTCCTCAAGAACGGACTCGAGGTCGACTCCAACACCATCGTGTGGACCGCCGGCGTCAAGCCCAACCCGGCGCTGGCCCGGTTCGGCCTCCCGCTCGGCCCGCGCGGCCACGTGGACACCGCCCCGACCCTCCAGGTCCAGGGCAGCGACTACATCTGGGCCGCCGGTGACAACGCCCAGGTCCCGGACCTCGCCGTCGGCGAGGGCGCCTGGTGCCCGCCGAACGCCCAGCACGCGCTGCGTCAGGCCAAGGTCCTCGGTGACAACGTCGTCTCCGGTATGCGGGGCTTCCCGCAGAAGGAGTACAAGCACGCCAACAAGGGCGCCGTCGCGGGCCTGGGCCTGCACAAGGGCGTCGCGATGATCGTCTTCGGCAAGATGAAGATCAAGCTGAAGGGCCGCCTCGCCTGGTACATGCACCGTGGCTACCACGGCATGGCCATGCCGACCTTCAACCGCAAGATCCGGGTGCTCGCCGACTGGACGCTGGGGATGTTCCTCAAGCGCGAGGTCGTCTCGCTCGGCGCCATCGAGAACCCCCGCGAGGAGTTCTACGAGGCCGCCTCCCCGGTCAGCGCCGCCGCCGCTGCCAAGCCGGCCCCGGCCGAGAAGGCCAAGGCGTCCTGA
- a CDS encoding cyclopropane-fatty-acyl-phospholipid synthase family protein, with protein sequence MADAAGRIVTLAEEVLGAPLPIRIRAWDHSETGPPGAPTLVVRRRRALRRLLWRPGELGLARAWVAGDIDVEGDLYDALDRLAGLIWERDPAAQPRSRLRTALQALRDPALRAAARELLALAGPGLPPPPPREEARTSHGPLHTLRRDKKAISHHYDVGNDFYELVLGPSMVYSCAYWDSADGTLEEAQRAKLDLVCRKLALRPGQRLLDVGCGWGSMVLHAAREYGVSAVGVTLSEEQAAYARKRVADAGLTGQVEIRVQDYREVPDGPYDAISSIGMAEHVGAVRYAEYTAILHRLLRPGGRLLNHQIARRPQPDEEAYQVDEFIDRYVFPDGELAPVGRTVTQLEEAGFEVRDVEAIREHYALTLRGWVANLERSWARAVRLTSPGRARVWRLYMAASALSFERNRIGVNQILAVRTPESGASGLPLRTRDWRGRAAESG encoded by the coding sequence ATGGCCGACGCCGCTGGGCGGATCGTCACCCTGGCCGAGGAGGTGCTGGGAGCCCCCCTCCCCATCCGCATCCGGGCCTGGGACCACAGCGAGACCGGTCCGCCCGGCGCTCCCACCCTGGTGGTCCGGCGGCGCCGGGCGCTGCGCCGGCTGCTGTGGCGGCCGGGCGAGCTGGGCCTGGCCCGCGCCTGGGTCGCCGGAGACATCGATGTCGAGGGCGATCTGTACGACGCCCTGGACCGGCTGGCCGGATTGATCTGGGAGCGCGACCCCGCCGCCCAGCCGCGGTCCCGGCTCCGCACCGCTCTCCAGGCGCTGCGCGACCCCGCGCTGCGCGCCGCCGCCCGGGAGCTGCTCGCGCTCGCCGGGCCGGGGCTGCCCCCGCCGCCGCCCCGCGAGGAGGCCCGGACCTCCCACGGCCCGCTGCACACCCTGCGCCGCGACAAAAAGGCCATCAGCCACCACTACGACGTCGGCAACGACTTCTACGAGCTGGTGCTCGGCCCGTCGATGGTCTACTCCTGCGCCTACTGGGACAGCGCCGACGGCACGCTCGAGGAGGCCCAGCGGGCCAAGCTCGACCTGGTCTGCCGCAAGCTCGCCCTGCGGCCCGGCCAGCGGCTGCTGGACGTGGGGTGCGGCTGGGGCTCGATGGTGCTGCACGCGGCGCGCGAGTACGGGGTGAGCGCCGTCGGCGTCACGCTCTCCGAGGAGCAGGCGGCGTACGCCCGTAAGCGCGTCGCGGACGCCGGGCTCACCGGCCAGGTGGAGATCCGGGTCCAGGACTACCGCGAGGTCCCGGACGGCCCCTACGACGCCATCTCCTCGATCGGCATGGCCGAGCACGTGGGCGCCGTGCGCTACGCGGAGTACACCGCGATCCTGCACCGGCTGCTCAGGCCCGGCGGGCGGCTGCTGAACCACCAGATCGCCCGGCGCCCCCAGCCGGACGAAGAGGCGTACCAGGTGGACGAGTTCATCGACCGCTACGTCTTCCCCGACGGTGAACTCGCGCCGGTCGGCCGGACCGTCACCCAGCTGGAGGAGGCGGGCTTCGAGGTGCGCGACGTGGAGGCCATCCGCGAGCACTACGCGCTCACGCTGCGCGGCTGGGTCGCCAACCTGGAGCGGTCCTGGGCGCGGGCCGTGCGGCTGACCTCCCCGGGGCGGGCCCGGGTCTGGCGGCTCTACATGGCCGCCTCCGCCCTCTCCTTCGAACGCAACCGGATCGGAGTCAACCAGATCCTCGCCGTCCGCACCCCCGAGAGCGGCGCCTCGGGGCTTCCGCTGCGCACCCGCGACTGGCGCGGCCGAGCGGCTGAGAGCGGCTGA
- a CDS encoding FtsB family cell division protein → MPADRERFSTATRLKALGEHAAARVYRVRTKRRRGRLTGRAALLALVVCSLVVALAYPMRQYISQRSDIAEQRREAQRAREDVKKLREQKARLRDPAYTEQQARERLHFLKPGETGFSVADGSGSAEHTIDQGAAHRPWYTNLWDAVDAADTPGAGSARR, encoded by the coding sequence GTGCCGGCGGATCGGGAACGGTTCTCCACCGCGACCAGGCTCAAGGCGCTCGGCGAGCACGCCGCCGCCCGGGTCTACCGCGTGCGGACCAAGCGCCGCCGGGGCCGGCTGACCGGCCGCGCGGCGCTGCTCGCGCTGGTCGTCTGCTCCCTCGTCGTGGCGCTCGCCTATCCGATGCGGCAGTACATCTCCCAGCGCTCGGACATCGCCGAGCAGCGGCGCGAGGCCCAGCGGGCCCGCGAGGACGTCAAGAAGCTGCGGGAGCAGAAGGCCCGGCTGCGCGACCCCGCCTACACCGAGCAGCAGGCCCGGGAACGGCTGCACTTCCTGAAGCCGGGGGAGACCGGCTTCAGCGTGGCGGACGGCAGCGGCTCCGCCGAGCACACCATCGACCAGGGCGCGGCCCACCGCCCGTGGTACACCAACCTCTGGGACGCCGTGGACGCGGCGGACACGCCGGGGGCGGGCAGCGCGCGCCGCTGA
- a CDS encoding DUF501 domain-containing protein produces the protein MDTPPPQTEPTAPTGADVRAVREQLNRVPRGLRAIAHRCPCGHPDVVETAPRLEDGTPFPTLYYLTCPRAASAIGTLEAGGVMKEMTARLATDPELAAAYRAAHEDYIARRDAIEVLQGFPSAGGMPDRVKCLHVLVAHALAAGPGVNPLGDEALAMLPEWWRKGPCVAPCGTDQHGDEHRDETGETGEEKSA, from the coding sequence ATGGATACGCCCCCGCCCCAGACGGAGCCCACCGCGCCCACCGGCGCGGACGTCCGCGCCGTACGGGAGCAGCTGAACCGTGTGCCCCGGGGCCTGCGTGCGATCGCGCACCGCTGCCCCTGCGGCCATCCGGACGTCGTGGAGACCGCCCCGCGGCTCGAGGACGGTACGCCCTTCCCGACCCTCTACTACCTGACCTGTCCGCGCGCCGCGTCCGCGATCGGCACGCTGGAGGCCGGGGGCGTGATGAAGGAGATGACCGCCCGGCTGGCCACCGATCCGGAGCTCGCCGCCGCCTACCGCGCCGCCCACGAGGACTACATCGCGCGCCGCGACGCCATCGAGGTGCTCCAGGGCTTCCCCAGCGCGGGCGGGATGCCGGACCGGGTGAAATGCCTGCACGTCCTGGTCGCCCACGCCCTCGCGGCCGGTCCCGGCGTCAATCCGCTCGGGGACGAGGCCCTCGCGATGCTGCCGGAGTGGTGGCGCAAGGGCCCGTGCGTCGCCCCGTGCGGTACGGATCAGCACGGGGACGAGCACCGGGACGAGACCGGCGAGACCGGCGAGGAGAAGAGCGCATGA